The proteins below are encoded in one region of Pontibacter deserti:
- a CDS encoding aspartate kinase, whose protein sequence is MKVLKFGGTSVGSADRMRDVANLIHNGEPKIVVLSAMSGTTNKLVQIAETLYQNKNEDANALIDALHDNYKQVVESLYTTPEKKKQANELLSHHFDYIRAFTQDLFTIHEERAILAQGELLSTALFQFFLEEQQIPSVLLPALNFMKIDENEEPDAAYIAKNIRTELEKYPETNLFITQGYICRNAFGEIDNLKRGGSDYSASLIGAAVDASEIQIWTDIDGMHNNDPRIVKNTYPIAELSFDEAAELAYFGAKILHPSSVLPAKQKNIPVRLLNTMQPEAKGTIIHGETSGGGIKAVAAKDDITAINIKSGRMLLAYGFLRSVFEVFERYKTPIDMITTSEVAVSLTIDNNKFLNEIVTELKEFGQVEVDQDQTIICVVGDFIAEKSGTSLKVFESLKEIPLRMISYGGSTNNITLLINTSDKVAALTKLNEGIF, encoded by the coding sequence GATTCACAACGGCGAACCAAAAATTGTTGTGTTGTCTGCTATGTCGGGCACTACCAACAAATTGGTACAGATTGCTGAAACGCTGTACCAGAACAAGAACGAAGACGCGAATGCGCTGATTGATGCGCTGCATGATAACTATAAACAGGTTGTAGAATCGCTCTACACCACCCCGGAAAAAAAGAAACAGGCAAACGAACTGCTTTCCCATCATTTCGATTACATCAGGGCCTTTACCCAGGACCTGTTCACGATACATGAAGAGCGTGCTATACTTGCCCAGGGCGAGTTGCTGTCTACGGCTTTGTTCCAGTTTTTCCTGGAAGAGCAGCAAATCCCATCGGTATTATTGCCGGCACTTAATTTCATGAAAATCGATGAAAATGAAGAACCGGATGCTGCCTACATCGCCAAGAACATCAGAACAGAACTGGAGAAATATCCGGAAACAAACCTGTTCATTACCCAAGGCTATATCTGCCGCAATGCTTTCGGTGAGATCGATAACCTGAAGCGTGGCGGTTCTGATTACTCTGCATCGCTGATAGGTGCTGCCGTAGATGCATCTGAAATCCAGATCTGGACAGATATTGATGGCATGCATAACAACGATCCACGGATTGTAAAGAACACCTACCCGATTGCGGAGCTTTCTTTTGACGAAGCAGCTGAGCTGGCTTATTTCGGAGCTAAAATTCTGCACCCGAGCAGCGTATTGCCCGCAAAGCAAAAGAATATACCGGTGCGCCTGCTCAATACCATGCAGCCGGAAGCCAAAGGCACCATCATCCATGGCGAAACATCAGGTGGTGGCATTAAAGCCGTAGCTGCTAAAGATGATATTACAGCTATAAATATAAAATCGGGCAGGATGTTGCTGGCCTATGGTTTCCTGCGCAGCGTGTTCGAAGTATTTGAGCGTTACAAAACGCCGATCGATATGATCACAACTTCGGAAGTAGCTGTTTCTTTAACTATAGATAACAACAAGTTCCTGAACGAGATCGTGACCGAGCTGAAAGAATTTGGCCAGGTAGAAGTTGACCAGGACCAGACAATTATCTGTGTTGTAGGCGACTTTATAGCAGAGAAGAGTGGCACCAGCCTGAAAGTATTTGAATCATTAAAAGAGATTCCATTGCGCATGATATCATATGGCGGGAGCACAAACAACATCACCCTGCTGATAAATACATCTGATAAAGTAGCGGCGCTAACGAAGCTGAACGAGGGGATTTTTTAA
- a CDS encoding homoserine dehydrogenase, with the protein MKNKPSDIRLGIFGFGCVGQGLYDVLQTIEAAGIEVAKICVKDKEKLRSLPSSAFTYNPQELLQDESITILAELISDAEDAYGIVKQALQAGKTIVSANKKMLATHLPELLELQQKYKGTLLYEAAVGGSIPIIRILESYYSSEPLQQVSGILNGSSNFILSKMEAEGLSYTCALQQAQELGFAEADPALDVGGFDSVNKLCLIIAHAFGVSVKPEQVLRFGIDSITEHDLKFAERIGARIRLVATAVVDSGDQLYVRVLPALVSEQSELYRVTNETNGVTIAPVFAGEQFLKGRGAGSHPTGSAVWADVSAALSGYRYVYPKADTRAIALSKEYKINLYLRCPSSLVLPAADFIELNKISESEGVAYYTASIESETLKSLSAYLAAERIFMAEITPAQAHNIALKNCNTEAVVYS; encoded by the coding sequence ATGAAAAACAAACCGTCTGACATCAGGCTCGGGATATTCGGGTTCGGGTGCGTAGGGCAAGGCCTTTACGATGTACTGCAAACCATTGAAGCGGCAGGTATAGAAGTAGCAAAGATTTGCGTGAAGGACAAAGAGAAGCTGCGTAGTCTGCCATCTTCAGCTTTTACCTATAACCCGCAGGAGCTGTTGCAGGATGAAAGTATAACTATACTTGCGGAACTGATAAGCGATGCTGAGGATGCTTATGGTATAGTAAAACAGGCACTGCAGGCAGGTAAAACTATAGTTTCGGCAAATAAAAAGATGCTGGCCACACACTTGCCCGAACTACTTGAACTACAACAGAAGTATAAAGGCACTTTATTATACGAAGCAGCGGTAGGAGGCAGTATCCCTATCATCCGAATACTGGAGAGCTACTATAGTTCGGAGCCATTACAGCAGGTCAGCGGAATTCTGAATGGTTCTTCCAATTTTATACTTTCTAAAATGGAAGCCGAAGGATTGAGTTATACCTGTGCTTTGCAGCAGGCACAGGAGCTTGGTTTTGCAGAGGCTGACCCAGCACTGGATGTAGGAGGTTTTGATTCGGTAAACAAACTTTGCCTGATAATAGCGCACGCTTTCGGGGTAAGCGTTAAGCCGGAGCAGGTGCTGCGGTTTGGGATTGATTCCATTACAGAACATGACCTGAAATTTGCTGAGCGTATAGGTGCCAGAATAAGGTTAGTAGCAACCGCTGTGGTAGATTCTGGCGATCAATTATATGTTCGGGTGCTGCCCGCTTTGGTTTCTGAACAGAGTGAACTTTATAGAGTGACCAATGAAACAAATGGCGTAACTATAGCACCTGTTTTTGCAGGAGAACAGTTTTTAAAAGGACGGGGAGCCGGCAGCCATCCTACAGGTTCTGCGGTATGGGCAGATGTATCGGCAGCATTGTCAGGGTATCGCTATGTATATCCTAAAGCAGATACCAGAGCCATTGCATTAAGCAAAGAATATAAAATCAACTTGTATCTGAGATGTCCTTCCAGTTTAGTGTTACCGGCAGCTGACTTTATAGAGCTTAATAAAATATCAGAATCAGAAGGGGTAGCATATTATACAGCAAGTATAGAAAGCGAAACGCTGAAAAGCTTATCTGCTTATTTGGCTGCAGAACGCATATTTATGGCTGAAATCACTCCTGCACAGGCTCATAATATTGCACTGAAAAATTGCAATACAGAAGCAGTTGTTTATAGCTGA
- the metX gene encoding homoserine O-acetyltransferase MetX, which produces MSTQQHTFHYQQEFKLESGFSLPGFQLAYTTYGQLNLQRNNVVWVCHALTGNAEVTDWWGGLFGEGKLYDPEEWFIVCANMLGGCYGSTGPLSINPNTLKPYFHSFPQLTNRDIIGAFDLLRQELELEQVHTLIGGSLGGQQALEWALQKPDVFARLVHVASNARHSAWGIAFNESQRMAIRQDPTWASNSETAGREGLKTARSIAMLSYRHYISYNLSQQEPGNSITDNYRASSYQVYQGDKLAKRFNAYTYWLLTKAMDSHNIGRGRGGVEKALLHLKAKALFVGVNTDLLFPVEEQQFLNQQVPGSAFALLHSNYGHDGFLVETEQLTEAIRKFYKSETVNQPYYYEKQTV; this is translated from the coding sequence ATGTCCACACAACAACATACTTTTCATTATCAGCAGGAGTTTAAACTGGAGTCGGGGTTCTCGTTGCCCGGCTTCCAGCTTGCTTATACTACCTACGGCCAGTTAAACCTGCAGCGTAATAATGTGGTGTGGGTGTGCCATGCTCTTACCGGCAACGCTGAAGTTACTGATTGGTGGGGCGGCCTTTTTGGAGAAGGTAAGCTATACGATCCTGAAGAATGGTTTATAGTTTGTGCAAACATGCTGGGCGGATGTTATGGATCGACGGGACCTCTCTCTATCAACCCGAACACGCTTAAACCTTACTTCCATAGTTTTCCGCAGCTCACAAACCGTGATATAATAGGTGCTTTTGACCTGCTGCGGCAGGAACTGGAACTGGAGCAGGTGCACACGCTCATAGGCGGGTCGTTGGGTGGGCAACAGGCATTGGAATGGGCGTTGCAGAAGCCGGATGTTTTTGCAAGGTTGGTCCATGTGGCATCTAATGCGCGTCATTCCGCCTGGGGAATAGCCTTTAACGAAAGCCAGCGGATGGCCATCCGTCAGGACCCGACCTGGGCTAGTAATAGTGAAACAGCAGGCAGGGAAGGGTTGAAAACAGCCAGGTCCATCGCGATGCTTTCTTATCGGCACTACATAAGTTACAACCTTTCGCAGCAGGAGCCCGGCAATAGCATTACCGATAACTACAGAGCCTCCAGTTACCAGGTATACCAGGGCGATAAACTGGCTAAACGCTTTAATGCCTATACTTACTGGTTGCTAACAAAGGCTATGGACTCACATAACATTGGGCGTGGCAGGGGCGGAGTGGAGAAGGCACTACTTCATCTGAAAGCTAAAGCACTGTTTGTAGGGGTAAATACCGATCTGCTATTTCCGGTGGAAGAGCAACAATTCCTGAATCAACAAGTGCCAGGTTCTGCATTTGCGTTGCTGCACTCCAACTATGGCCATGATGGCTTTTTAGTGGAAACGGAACAACTGACGGAGGCTATCCGCAAGTTTTATAAATCTGAAACTGTAAACCAACCATACTACTATGAAAAACAAACCGTCTGA
- the lysA gene encoding diaminopimelate decarboxylase — protein sequence MLKQYIQELQQQTTPFYVYNLELLRQTLQLAKTEAAKYNYHVHYALKANANAPILAEMLQAGFGADCVSGNEVKRAIENGFKPENLVFAGVGKSDAEINYALDQDIFCFNCESKHELEILNELAAAKGKTARIALRINPNVNANTHKYITTGLEENKFGINAWELESVLELLQTLPSIELIGIHFHIGSQITDLTVFKNLCTRVNEFQEWFVAHNITLPHINVGGGLGVDYYNPDANLIPDFEAYFNLFNQFLEVRPGQQVHFELGRSLVAQCGTLISRVLYIKKGITTNFAILDAGMTELIRPALYQSYHQIENLTSEKPEEKYDVVGPICESSDCFRKAVILPETNRGDLVAIRTAGAYGEVMASGYNLREKANAVYL from the coding sequence ATGCTGAAACAATATATACAGGAGCTGCAGCAGCAGACTACTCCTTTTTATGTCTATAACTTAGAGCTGCTTCGCCAGACATTGCAACTTGCCAAGACCGAAGCAGCCAAGTATAACTACCATGTACATTATGCTTTAAAGGCCAACGCCAACGCACCTATACTTGCCGAAATGCTGCAAGCAGGTTTTGGTGCAGACTGCGTAAGCGGTAACGAAGTAAAACGTGCCATAGAAAATGGTTTTAAACCGGAGAACTTAGTTTTTGCTGGTGTTGGCAAGTCTGATGCCGAGATAAACTATGCCCTGGACCAAGATATTTTCTGCTTTAATTGTGAATCGAAGCACGAACTGGAGATACTGAATGAACTGGCTGCAGCCAAAGGCAAAACTGCCAGAATAGCTTTGCGCATTAACCCGAACGTAAATGCCAATACCCACAAGTATATTACGACGGGCCTGGAAGAAAATAAATTCGGTATTAATGCCTGGGAACTGGAAAGTGTACTTGAGTTGCTGCAAACATTGCCAAGTATAGAACTGATTGGTATCCACTTCCATATTGGTTCTCAGATCACAGACCTAACTGTTTTCAAGAATCTGTGCACGCGTGTTAATGAGTTTCAGGAGTGGTTTGTAGCCCATAACATTACATTGCCACATATAAATGTGGGCGGTGGCCTGGGTGTAGACTATTACAATCCGGATGCAAACCTTATCCCTGATTTTGAAGCCTACTTTAACTTGTTTAACCAGTTCCTGGAGGTTCGTCCGGGGCAGCAGGTGCATTTTGAGTTAGGCCGGTCACTGGTAGCCCAATGCGGTACGCTAATCTCACGAGTGCTGTACATCAAAAAGGGTATAACTACTAACTTTGCTATACTTGATGCGGGTATGACAGAATTGATTCGCCCGGCGCTGTACCAGTCTTACCACCAGATAGAGAACCTGACAAGCGAAAAACCGGAAGAAAAGTACGATGTGGTAGGCCCTATATGCGAGTCGAGCGACTGTTTCAGAAAGGCAGTTATACTTCCGGAGACTAACCGTGGCGATTTAGTGGCTATCCGAACGGCTGGCGCTTACGGCGAAGTGATGGCCTCGGGGTATAACCTGCGGGAGAAAGCGAATGCTGTATATTTATAG
- a CDS encoding O-acetylhomoserine aminocarboxypropyltransferase/cysteine synthase family protein, with protein sequence MSTTHRFETLQLHAGQEIDPTTRSRAVPIYQTTSYAFKDAAHGANLFALKEFGNIYTRIMNPTTDVFENRVAALEGGVAAVAVASGQAAQFIALTNILQAGDNFVSTSFLYGGSYNQFKVSFKRLGIDARFAENDEVESYEKLIDENTKAIYLETIGNPRFNIPDFESIAALARKYDIPLVVDNTFGAGGYLFRPLEHGANVVVESATKWIGGHGTSIGGVIVDGGNFNWGNGKFPQFSEPSAGYHGLNFWEVFGTDGPFGNIAFSIRARVEGLRDFGPAISPFNSFQLLQGLETLSLRVERTVQNAQALAEWLEQHDLVESVNYPGLKSSKYHELAKKYLKRGFGGVLSFKLKGDKKQAETFVNNLQLVSHLANVGDAKTLIIHPASTTHQQLSDAEQLSAGVEPTLLRVSIGIEHIEDIKADFELAFAAVKNAVPEPVLN encoded by the coding sequence ATGTCTACTACACATCGTTTCGAAACATTACAATTACATGCAGGCCAGGAAATCGATCCAACAACACGTTCCAGAGCAGTGCCTATCTATCAAACAACCTCTTACGCTTTTAAAGATGCTGCCCATGGTGCCAACCTGTTTGCCCTGAAAGAATTTGGCAACATTTACACCCGCATTATGAACCCTACCACCGATGTTTTCGAGAATCGCGTTGCAGCTCTGGAGGGTGGTGTGGCCGCTGTGGCAGTTGCTTCAGGGCAGGCAGCCCAGTTTATTGCACTTACCAATATTCTGCAAGCAGGGGATAATTTTGTGAGTACCAGTTTCCTGTATGGTGGTAGCTATAACCAGTTCAAGGTTTCTTTTAAGCGCTTAGGCATAGATGCCCGTTTCGCAGAGAATGATGAAGTGGAAAGCTATGAAAAGCTGATAGATGAAAATACGAAAGCCATTTACCTGGAAACAATTGGTAACCCACGCTTCAATATTCCGGACTTTGAAAGTATAGCTGCACTTGCCAGAAAGTATGATATACCGCTGGTGGTGGATAATACATTTGGAGCAGGCGGTTACTTATTCAGGCCACTGGAGCACGGAGCCAATGTGGTAGTAGAGTCGGCTACCAAATGGATAGGCGGGCACGGTACAAGTATAGGTGGCGTGATTGTAGATGGCGGAAACTTTAACTGGGGCAACGGTAAATTCCCGCAATTCTCAGAACCATCAGCAGGGTACCATGGCCTCAACTTCTGGGAAGTATTTGGTACGGATGGTCCGTTTGGTAACATCGCTTTTTCTATCAGGGCAAGGGTAGAAGGCTTACGCGATTTTGGGCCGGCAATTAGTCCGTTTAACTCTTTTCAGTTGTTGCAAGGCCTGGAAACACTTTCGCTAAGGGTAGAAAGAACAGTGCAGAATGCACAGGCACTGGCAGAGTGGCTGGAGCAGCACGACCTGGTGGAAAGTGTAAACTACCCGGGTCTGAAATCCAGCAAGTACCATGAGTTGGCTAAGAAATACCTGAAGCGCGGTTTTGGCGGTGTACTATCCTTTAAACTGAAGGGGGATAAAAAGCAGGCAGAAACTTTTGTAAATAACCTGCAACTGGTGAGCCACCTGGCAAACGTAGGCGATGCTAAAACTTTGATCATTCACCCGGCATCTACAACCCACCAGCAACTCTCGGATGCAGAGCAATTAAGTGCAGGCGTTGAGCCAACCTTGCTTCGCGTTTCAATTGGCATTGAGCACATAGAAGACATTAAAGCAGATTTTGAACTGGCCTTTGCTGCTGTAAAAAATGCAGTGCCAGAACCTGTGCTTAACTAG